Proteins co-encoded in one Marmota flaviventris isolate mMarFla1 chromosome 9, mMarFla1.hap1, whole genome shotgun sequence genomic window:
- the Thrsp gene encoding thyroid hormone-inducible hepatic protein, protein MPVLTKRYPKNCLLAVVDRYLAVVCNMEQVVMIPSLLRDVQLGGHGGQAQMGAPDLYTYFTMLKTIRMDVEHGLLPREEWQAKVVSRKADEAGKEAAEIEEAKEEVSGELDLETQFHVHFSSLHRILTHLTVKAQEVTRKYQEMTGQVL, encoded by the coding sequence ATGCCGGTACTAACCAAGCGCTACCCTAAAAACTGCCTTTTGGCTGTCGTGGACCGGTACTTGGCTGTGGTGTGCAACATGGAGCAGGTGGTGATGATCCCCAGCCTTCTGCGAGATGTGCAACTGGGTGGACATGGTGGCCAGGCCCAGATGGGGGCCCCTGATCTCTACACCTACTTCACCATGCTCAAGACCATCCGGATGGATGTAGAACATGGGCTCCTGCCTAGGGAGGAGTGGCAGGCCAAGGTGGTCAGCCGCAAAGCGGATGAGGCTGGAAAGGAAGCTGCCGAGATAGAGGAGGCCAAGGAAGAGGTCTCCGGGGAGCTGGACCTGGAAACCCAGTTCCATGTGCACTTTTCCAGCCTCCATCGCATCCTTACTCACCTGACTGTGAAAGCTCAGGAAGTGACAAGAAAATACCAGGAAATGACGGGACAGGTCCTGTAG